In Ailuropoda melanoleuca isolate Jingjing chromosome 7, ASM200744v2, whole genome shotgun sequence, one genomic interval encodes:
- the TBC1D2 gene encoding TBC1 domain family member 2A isoform X6: MLIGGRCPSETLQVQFLSWATSTLDSPGATSTRCLPASLRWKELVRILHKALEAAQQEKRASSAYLAAAEDKDRLELVRHKVRQIAELGKRVEALERERESLAQTAGLREQQVQELQRHVQQLLEKNQAKQQVICKLSEKVTWDFTHPPTQPPVPLGAADRDFLSQQEKMEHLKDDMEAYRTQNRFLNSEIHQVTKIWRRVAEKEKALLMKCAYLQAKNCQVESKYLAGLRRLQEAAGGEATESSELLRQLTQEALQWEAGEASADGVELSPISEYDEYGFLTVPNYEMEDLKLLAKIQALEVHSHHLLAHEAVERPLRERWAALGDLAPSVELKQLLRAGVPREHRPRVWKWLVQLRVRHLQSPGHYQELLSRGQVREHPAARQIELDLNRTFPNNKHFTCPTSTFPDKLRRVLLAFSWQNPTIGYCQGLNRLAAIALLVLEEEESAFWCLVAIVETIMPADYYSKTLTSSQVDQRVLQDLLLEKLPRLMAHLGQYRVDLSFLTFNWFLVVFADSLISNILLRVWDAFLYEGTKVVFRYALAIFKYNEEEILRLQDSLEIYQYLRFFTKTICNSQKLMTIAFNDMNPFPMKQLRQLRRAHRERLEAELHELEQLKAEYLETQSSRGPAVPDGCTSEDEGEGEA; the protein is encoded by the exons ATGCTGATTGGAGGGCGCTGTCCATCTGAGACCCTCCAAGTCCAGTTCCTCAGCTGGGCAACCAGTACCCTGGACTCCCCTGGGGCCACATCTACAAGATGCCTTCCTGCATCTCTTCGGTGGAAG gAGCTGGTGAGGATCCTGCACAAGGCGCTGGAGGCtgcccagcaggagaagagggcGTCCAGTGCGTACCTGGCCGCGGCCGAGGACAAGGACCGGCTGGAGCTGGTGCGGCACAAGGTGCGGCAGATCGCAGAGCTGGGCAAGCGCGTGGAGGCGCTGGAGCGGGAGCGGGAGAGCCTGGCGCAGACGGCCGGCCTAAGGGAGCAGCAGGTGCAGGAGCTGCAGCGGCATGTGCAGCAGCTCCTGGAGAAGAACCAGGCCAAGCAGCAGGTCATCTGCAAGCTCTCCGAGAAGGTCACCTGGGACTTCACGCATCCACCTACCCAGCCGCCTGTGCCCCTGGGGGCTGCCGACAGGGACTTCCTGAGCCAGCAGGAGAAGATGGAACACCTGAAG GATGACATGGAAGCATATCGGACCCAGAACCGCTTCCTCAACTCTGAGATCCACCAGGTCACAAAGATCTGGAGACGGGTGGCTGAAAAGGAGAAGGCCCTCCTAATGAAG TGTGCCTACCTCCAAGCCAAGAACTGCCAGGTGGAGAGCAAGTACCTGGCTGGGCTGCGGAGGCTGCAGGAGGCCGCAGGGGGTGAGGCCACCGAGAGCTCAGAGCTGCTGCGGCAGCTCACCCAGGAGGCGCTGCAGTGGGAGGCCGGGGAGGCCTCGGCTGACGGCGTGGAGCTGAGCCCCATCAG TGAGTATGATGAGTATGGCTTCCTGACGGTGCCCAACTACGAGATGGAAGACCTGAAGCTGCTGGCCAAGATCCAGGCCCTGGAGGTGCATTCCCACCACCTGCTGGCCCATGAGGCCGTGGAGCGGCCACTGCGGGAGCGCTGGGCTGCCCTGGGTGATCTTGCACCCTCAGTCGAGCTCAAGCAGCTGCTGCGGGCGGGTGTGCCCCGAGAGCACCGGCCGCGTGTCTGGAAGTGGCTGGTCCAGCTCCGTGTCCGGCATCTGCAGAGCCCCGGCCACTACCAGGAGCTGCTGAGCCGGGGCCAGGTCCGCGAGCACCCTGCTGCCCGCCAGATCGAGCTGGACCTGAACCGTACCTTCCCCAACAACAAGCACTTCACCTGTCCCACCTCCACCTTCCCCGACAAGCTACGCCGGGTGCTGCTGGCCTTCTCCTGGCAGAACCCCACCATCGGCTACTGCCAGGGCCTGAACAG ACTGGCGGCCATCGCTCTGCTcgtcctggaggaggaggagagtgcCTTCTGGTGTCTGGTGGCTATTGTGGAGACCATCATGCCGGCTGATTACTACAGCAAGACGCTGACGTCATCCCAG GTAGACCAGCGGGTGCTCCAGGACCTCCTCTTGGAGAAGCTGCCCAGGCTGATGGCTCACCTGGGGCAGTACCGTGTGGAtctctccttcctcaccttcaACTGGTTCCTCGTGGTCTTTGCAGACAGTCTCATCAGCAACATCCTTCTCCGGGTCTGGGACGCCTTCCTATATGAGGGCACCAAG GTGGTATTCCGCTATGCCTTGGCCATTTTCAAGTACAACGAGGAGGAGATCCTGAGACTGCAGGATAGCCTGGAGATCTACCAGTACCTGCGCTTCTTCACCAAGACCATTTGCAACAGCCA GAAGCTGATGACCATCGCCTTCAACGACATGAACCCTTTCCCTATGAAGCAGCTGCGGCAGCTGCGGAGGGCGCACCGGGAGCGGCTGGAGGCTGAGCTGCATGAGCTGGAGCAGCTGAAGGCCGAGTACTTGGAGACTCAGAGCTCCCGGGGCCCCGCGGTGCCAGACGGTTGCACCAGTGAGGacgagggggagggagaggcctga
- the TBC1D2 gene encoding TBC1 domain family member 2A isoform X7 — MWSSAGEPCVLELVRILHKALEAAQQEKRASSAYLAAAEDKDRLELVRHKVRQIAELGKRVEALERERESLAQTAGLREQQVQELQRHVQQLLEKNQAKQQVICKLSEKVTWDFTHPPTQPPVPLGAADRDFLSQQEKMEHLKDDMEAYRTQNRFLNSEIHQVTKIWRRVAEKEKALLMKCAYLQAKNCQVESKYLAGLRRLQEAAGGEATESSELLRQLTQEALQWEAGEASADGVELSPISEYDEYGFLTVPNYEMEDLKLLAKIQALEVHSHHLLAHEAVERPLRERWAALGDLAPSVELKQLLRAGVPREHRPRVWKWLVQLRVRHLQSPGHYQELLSRGQVREHPAARQIELDLNRTFPNNKHFTCPTSTFPDKLRRVLLAFSWQNPTIGYCQGLNRLAAIALLVLEEEESAFWCLVAIVETIMPADYYSKTLTSSQVDQRVLQDLLLEKLPRLMAHLGQYRVDLSFLTFNWFLVVFADSLISNILLRVWDAFLYEGTKVVFRYALAIFKYNEEEILRLQDSLEIYQYLRFFTKTICNSQKLMTIAFNDMNPFPMKQLRQLRRAHRERLEAELHELEQLKAEYLETQSSRGPAVPDGCTSEDEGEGEA; from the exons atgtggtcttCAGCTGGGGAACCATGTGTCCTG gAGCTGGTGAGGATCCTGCACAAGGCGCTGGAGGCtgcccagcaggagaagagggcGTCCAGTGCGTACCTGGCCGCGGCCGAGGACAAGGACCGGCTGGAGCTGGTGCGGCACAAGGTGCGGCAGATCGCAGAGCTGGGCAAGCGCGTGGAGGCGCTGGAGCGGGAGCGGGAGAGCCTGGCGCAGACGGCCGGCCTAAGGGAGCAGCAGGTGCAGGAGCTGCAGCGGCATGTGCAGCAGCTCCTGGAGAAGAACCAGGCCAAGCAGCAGGTCATCTGCAAGCTCTCCGAGAAGGTCACCTGGGACTTCACGCATCCACCTACCCAGCCGCCTGTGCCCCTGGGGGCTGCCGACAGGGACTTCCTGAGCCAGCAGGAGAAGATGGAACACCTGAAG GATGACATGGAAGCATATCGGACCCAGAACCGCTTCCTCAACTCTGAGATCCACCAGGTCACAAAGATCTGGAGACGGGTGGCTGAAAAGGAGAAGGCCCTCCTAATGAAG TGTGCCTACCTCCAAGCCAAGAACTGCCAGGTGGAGAGCAAGTACCTGGCTGGGCTGCGGAGGCTGCAGGAGGCCGCAGGGGGTGAGGCCACCGAGAGCTCAGAGCTGCTGCGGCAGCTCACCCAGGAGGCGCTGCAGTGGGAGGCCGGGGAGGCCTCGGCTGACGGCGTGGAGCTGAGCCCCATCAG TGAGTATGATGAGTATGGCTTCCTGACGGTGCCCAACTACGAGATGGAAGACCTGAAGCTGCTGGCCAAGATCCAGGCCCTGGAGGTGCATTCCCACCACCTGCTGGCCCATGAGGCCGTGGAGCGGCCACTGCGGGAGCGCTGGGCTGCCCTGGGTGATCTTGCACCCTCAGTCGAGCTCAAGCAGCTGCTGCGGGCGGGTGTGCCCCGAGAGCACCGGCCGCGTGTCTGGAAGTGGCTGGTCCAGCTCCGTGTCCGGCATCTGCAGAGCCCCGGCCACTACCAGGAGCTGCTGAGCCGGGGCCAGGTCCGCGAGCACCCTGCTGCCCGCCAGATCGAGCTGGACCTGAACCGTACCTTCCCCAACAACAAGCACTTCACCTGTCCCACCTCCACCTTCCCCGACAAGCTACGCCGGGTGCTGCTGGCCTTCTCCTGGCAGAACCCCACCATCGGCTACTGCCAGGGCCTGAACAG ACTGGCGGCCATCGCTCTGCTcgtcctggaggaggaggagagtgcCTTCTGGTGTCTGGTGGCTATTGTGGAGACCATCATGCCGGCTGATTACTACAGCAAGACGCTGACGTCATCCCAG GTAGACCAGCGGGTGCTCCAGGACCTCCTCTTGGAGAAGCTGCCCAGGCTGATGGCTCACCTGGGGCAGTACCGTGTGGAtctctccttcctcaccttcaACTGGTTCCTCGTGGTCTTTGCAGACAGTCTCATCAGCAACATCCTTCTCCGGGTCTGGGACGCCTTCCTATATGAGGGCACCAAG GTGGTATTCCGCTATGCCTTGGCCATTTTCAAGTACAACGAGGAGGAGATCCTGAGACTGCAGGATAGCCTGGAGATCTACCAGTACCTGCGCTTCTTCACCAAGACCATTTGCAACAGCCA GAAGCTGATGACCATCGCCTTCAACGACATGAACCCTTTCCCTATGAAGCAGCTGCGGCAGCTGCGGAGGGCGCACCGGGAGCGGCTGGAGGCTGAGCTGCATGAGCTGGAGCAGCTGAAGGCCGAGTACTTGGAGACTCAGAGCTCCCGGGGCCCCGCGGTGCCAGACGGTTGCACCAGTGAGGacgagggggagggagaggcctga
- the TBC1D2 gene encoding TBC1 domain family member 2A isoform X5 has translation MYNIRSNRQAQGTGHGPPGEDPPLSAEPQRAEWPLPSDPGTPGKDPADSPKPTPKSSLTANLIQKAKRPNNTFPLFAEGLTRTRTAQEKILALEQQVLMLTKELKSQKELVRILHKALEAAQQEKRASSAYLAAAEDKDRLELVRHKVRQIAELGKRVEALERERESLAQTAGLREQQVQELQRHVQQLLEKNQAKQQVICKLSEKVTWDFTHPPTQPPVPLGAADRDFLSQQEKMEHLKDDMEAYRTQNRFLNSEIHQVTKIWRRVAEKEKALLMKCAYLQAKNCQVESKYLAGLRRLQEAAGGEATESSELLRQLTQEALQWEAGEASADGVELSPISEYDEYGFLTVPNYEMEDLKLLAKIQALEVHSHHLLAHEAVERPLRERWAALGDLAPSVELKQLLRAGVPREHRPRVWKWLVQLRVRHLQSPGHYQELLSRGQVREHPAARQIELDLNRTFPNNKHFTCPTSTFPDKLRRVLLAFSWQNPTIGYCQGLNRLAAIALLVLEEEESAFWCLVAIVETIMPADYYSKTLTSSQVDQRVLQDLLLEKLPRLMAHLGQYRVDLSFLTFNWFLVVFADSLISNILLRVWDAFLYEGTKVVFRYALAIFKYNEEEILRLQDSLEIYQYLRFFTKTICNSQKLMTIAFNDMNPFPMKQLRQLRRAHRERLEAELHELEQLKAEYLETQSSRGPAVPDGCTSEDEGEGEA, from the exons ATGTACAATATTCGGAGCAACAGGCAGGCCCAAGGAACAGGCCACGGACCTCCAGGGGAAGATCCTCCACTGAGTGCGGAACCTCAGAGGGCGGAGTGGCCCTTACCCTCCGACCCCGGCACCCCAG GGAAAGATCCAGCGGATTCTCCAAAGCCTACACCCAAATCCTCTCTGACTGCCAATCTCATTCAGAAAGCCAAGCGCCCGAACAACACCTTTCCGCTCTTTGCCGAAGGACTCACACGGACCCGAACTGCCCAGGAAAAGATTCTGGCCTTGGAGCAGCAGGTTCTGATGCTCACCAAGGAGTTAAAGTCTCAGAAG gAGCTGGTGAGGATCCTGCACAAGGCGCTGGAGGCtgcccagcaggagaagagggcGTCCAGTGCGTACCTGGCCGCGGCCGAGGACAAGGACCGGCTGGAGCTGGTGCGGCACAAGGTGCGGCAGATCGCAGAGCTGGGCAAGCGCGTGGAGGCGCTGGAGCGGGAGCGGGAGAGCCTGGCGCAGACGGCCGGCCTAAGGGAGCAGCAGGTGCAGGAGCTGCAGCGGCATGTGCAGCAGCTCCTGGAGAAGAACCAGGCCAAGCAGCAGGTCATCTGCAAGCTCTCCGAGAAGGTCACCTGGGACTTCACGCATCCACCTACCCAGCCGCCTGTGCCCCTGGGGGCTGCCGACAGGGACTTCCTGAGCCAGCAGGAGAAGATGGAACACCTGAAG GATGACATGGAAGCATATCGGACCCAGAACCGCTTCCTCAACTCTGAGATCCACCAGGTCACAAAGATCTGGAGACGGGTGGCTGAAAAGGAGAAGGCCCTCCTAATGAAG TGTGCCTACCTCCAAGCCAAGAACTGCCAGGTGGAGAGCAAGTACCTGGCTGGGCTGCGGAGGCTGCAGGAGGCCGCAGGGGGTGAGGCCACCGAGAGCTCAGAGCTGCTGCGGCAGCTCACCCAGGAGGCGCTGCAGTGGGAGGCCGGGGAGGCCTCGGCTGACGGCGTGGAGCTGAGCCCCATCAG TGAGTATGATGAGTATGGCTTCCTGACGGTGCCCAACTACGAGATGGAAGACCTGAAGCTGCTGGCCAAGATCCAGGCCCTGGAGGTGCATTCCCACCACCTGCTGGCCCATGAGGCCGTGGAGCGGCCACTGCGGGAGCGCTGGGCTGCCCTGGGTGATCTTGCACCCTCAGTCGAGCTCAAGCAGCTGCTGCGGGCGGGTGTGCCCCGAGAGCACCGGCCGCGTGTCTGGAAGTGGCTGGTCCAGCTCCGTGTCCGGCATCTGCAGAGCCCCGGCCACTACCAGGAGCTGCTGAGCCGGGGCCAGGTCCGCGAGCACCCTGCTGCCCGCCAGATCGAGCTGGACCTGAACCGTACCTTCCCCAACAACAAGCACTTCACCTGTCCCACCTCCACCTTCCCCGACAAGCTACGCCGGGTGCTGCTGGCCTTCTCCTGGCAGAACCCCACCATCGGCTACTGCCAGGGCCTGAACAG ACTGGCGGCCATCGCTCTGCTcgtcctggaggaggaggagagtgcCTTCTGGTGTCTGGTGGCTATTGTGGAGACCATCATGCCGGCTGATTACTACAGCAAGACGCTGACGTCATCCCAG GTAGACCAGCGGGTGCTCCAGGACCTCCTCTTGGAGAAGCTGCCCAGGCTGATGGCTCACCTGGGGCAGTACCGTGTGGAtctctccttcctcaccttcaACTGGTTCCTCGTGGTCTTTGCAGACAGTCTCATCAGCAACATCCTTCTCCGGGTCTGGGACGCCTTCCTATATGAGGGCACCAAG GTGGTATTCCGCTATGCCTTGGCCATTTTCAAGTACAACGAGGAGGAGATCCTGAGACTGCAGGATAGCCTGGAGATCTACCAGTACCTGCGCTTCTTCACCAAGACCATTTGCAACAGCCA GAAGCTGATGACCATCGCCTTCAACGACATGAACCCTTTCCCTATGAAGCAGCTGCGGCAGCTGCGGAGGGCGCACCGGGAGCGGCTGGAGGCTGAGCTGCATGAGCTGGAGCAGCTGAAGGCCGAGTACTTGGAGACTCAGAGCTCCCGGGGCCCCGCGGTGCCAGACGGTTGCACCAGTGAGGacgagggggagggagaggcctga
- the TBC1D2 gene encoding TBC1 domain family member 2A isoform X8 has product MEAYRTQNRFLNSEIHQVTKIWRRVAEKEKALLMKCAYLQAKNCQVESKYLAGLRRLQEAAGGEATESSELLRQLTQEALQWEAGEASADGVELSPISEYDEYGFLTVPNYEMEDLKLLAKIQALEVHSHHLLAHEAVERPLRERWAALGDLAPSVELKQLLRAGVPREHRPRVWKWLVQLRVRHLQSPGHYQELLSRGQVREHPAARQIELDLNRTFPNNKHFTCPTSTFPDKLRRVLLAFSWQNPTIGYCQGLNRLAAIALLVLEEEESAFWCLVAIVETIMPADYYSKTLTSSQVDQRVLQDLLLEKLPRLMAHLGQYRVDLSFLTFNWFLVVFADSLISNILLRVWDAFLYEGTKVVFRYALAIFKYNEEEILRLQDSLEIYQYLRFFTKTICNSQKLMTIAFNDMNPFPMKQLRQLRRAHRERLEAELHELEQLKAEYLETQSSRGPAVPDGCTSEDEGEGEA; this is encoded by the exons ATGGAAGCATATCGGACCCAGAACCGCTTCCTCAACTCTGAGATCCACCAGGTCACAAAGATCTGGAGACGGGTGGCTGAAAAGGAGAAGGCCCTCCTAATGAAG TGTGCCTACCTCCAAGCCAAGAACTGCCAGGTGGAGAGCAAGTACCTGGCTGGGCTGCGGAGGCTGCAGGAGGCCGCAGGGGGTGAGGCCACCGAGAGCTCAGAGCTGCTGCGGCAGCTCACCCAGGAGGCGCTGCAGTGGGAGGCCGGGGAGGCCTCGGCTGACGGCGTGGAGCTGAGCCCCATCAG TGAGTATGATGAGTATGGCTTCCTGACGGTGCCCAACTACGAGATGGAAGACCTGAAGCTGCTGGCCAAGATCCAGGCCCTGGAGGTGCATTCCCACCACCTGCTGGCCCATGAGGCCGTGGAGCGGCCACTGCGGGAGCGCTGGGCTGCCCTGGGTGATCTTGCACCCTCAGTCGAGCTCAAGCAGCTGCTGCGGGCGGGTGTGCCCCGAGAGCACCGGCCGCGTGTCTGGAAGTGGCTGGTCCAGCTCCGTGTCCGGCATCTGCAGAGCCCCGGCCACTACCAGGAGCTGCTGAGCCGGGGCCAGGTCCGCGAGCACCCTGCTGCCCGCCAGATCGAGCTGGACCTGAACCGTACCTTCCCCAACAACAAGCACTTCACCTGTCCCACCTCCACCTTCCCCGACAAGCTACGCCGGGTGCTGCTGGCCTTCTCCTGGCAGAACCCCACCATCGGCTACTGCCAGGGCCTGAACAG ACTGGCGGCCATCGCTCTGCTcgtcctggaggaggaggagagtgcCTTCTGGTGTCTGGTGGCTATTGTGGAGACCATCATGCCGGCTGATTACTACAGCAAGACGCTGACGTCATCCCAG GTAGACCAGCGGGTGCTCCAGGACCTCCTCTTGGAGAAGCTGCCCAGGCTGATGGCTCACCTGGGGCAGTACCGTGTGGAtctctccttcctcaccttcaACTGGTTCCTCGTGGTCTTTGCAGACAGTCTCATCAGCAACATCCTTCTCCGGGTCTGGGACGCCTTCCTATATGAGGGCACCAAG GTGGTATTCCGCTATGCCTTGGCCATTTTCAAGTACAACGAGGAGGAGATCCTGAGACTGCAGGATAGCCTGGAGATCTACCAGTACCTGCGCTTCTTCACCAAGACCATTTGCAACAGCCA GAAGCTGATGACCATCGCCTTCAACGACATGAACCCTTTCCCTATGAAGCAGCTGCGGCAGCTGCGGAGGGCGCACCGGGAGCGGCTGGAGGCTGAGCTGCATGAGCTGGAGCAGCTGAAGGCCGAGTACTTGGAGACTCAGAGCTCCCGGGGCCCCGCGGTGCCAGACGGTTGCACCAGTGAGGacgagggggagggagaggcctga